One genomic segment of Sorex araneus isolate mSorAra2 chromosome X, mSorAra2.pri, whole genome shotgun sequence includes these proteins:
- the SLC11A1 gene encoding natural resistance-associated macrophage protein 1: MPGDRGPQSRSRPSYGSISSPPSPGSQKARPRGATLSEKVPIPDTEPGTFSLRKLWAFTGPGFLMSIAFLDPGNIESDLQTGAVAGFKLLWVLLWATVLGLLCQRLAARLGVVTGKDLGEICHLYYPKVPRILLWLTIELAIVGSDMQEVIGTAIALNLLSAGRIPLWGGVLITVVDTLFFLFLDNYGLRKLEAFFGFLITIMALTFGYEYVVARPSQAALLQGLFLPSCPGCGQSELLQAVGILGAIIMPHNIYLHSALVKSREIDRARRTDIREANMYFLIEASIALCVSFFINLFVVAVFGQAFYQQTNQAAFNVCANSSLHDYAKIFPENNLTVAVDMYKGGVMLGCVFGPAALYIWAVGLLAAGQSSTMTGTYAGQFVMEGFLRLRWSRFGRLLLTRSCAILPTVLVAVFRDLQDLSGLNDLLNVLQSLLLPFAVLPILTFTSMPALMQEFASSLLSKAVTFATVVLICAINCYFVAVFLQSIPHPAYLGLVAALAAAYLGLTAYLVWTCCLAHGMSKLAHSSHQHFLYGLPEEKQEKGATAG; the protein is encoded by the exons ATGCCAG GTGACAGAGGCCCCCAGAGTCGGAGTAGGCCCAGCTATGGCTCCATCTCCAGCCCACCCAGCCCGGGGTCCCAGAAAGCACGTCCCAGAGGTGCCACCCTGAGCGAGAAGGTCCCCATCCCAGACACGGAACCG GGCACCTTCAGCCTGAGGAAGCTCTGGGCCTTCACGGGCCCCGGCTTCCTCATGAGCATCGCCTTCCTGGACCCTGGGAACATCGAGTCGGACCTCCAGACTGGCGCCGTGGCTGGATTCAAA CTGCTCTGGGTGCTGCTGTGGGCCACGGTTCTGGGGTTACTCTGCCAGAGACTGGCTGCTCGGCTGGGCGTGGTGACAGGCAAGGACCTGGGGGAGATCTGCCATCTCTACTACCCCAAG GTGCCGCGCATCCTGCTCTGGCTGACCATCGAGCTGGCCATCGTGGGCTCGGACATGCAGGAGGTCATTGGCACGGCCATCGCGCTCAATCTGCTCTCTGCCGGACG GATCCCACTGTGGGGCGGGGTGCTCATCACCGTGGTGGacaccctcttcttcctcttcctcgacAACTATG GGCTGCGGAAGCTGGAAGCCTTTTTCGGATTCCTTATTACCATTATGGCCTTGACCTTCGGCTACGAA TACGTGGTGGCTCGGCCATCTCAAGCCGCACTGCTTCAGGGCCTCTTCCTGCCCTCGTGCCCGGGGTGTGGGCAGTCGGAGCTGCTGCAGGCTGTGGGCATCCTTGGTGCCATCATCATGCCCCACAACATCTACCTGCACTCAGCCCTGGTCAAG TCTCGCGAGATTGACCGGGCCCGCCGGACGGACATCCGAGAGGCGAACATGTACTTCCTGATTGAGGCCTCCATCGCCCTGTGTGTCTCCTTCTTCATCAACCTCTTTGTTGTGGCCGTCTTTGGTCAGGCCTTCTACCAGCAAACCAACCAGGCCGCG TTCAACGTCTGTGCCAACAGCAGCCTCCATGACTATGCCAAGATCTTCCCGGAGAACAACCTGACCGTGGCGGTGGACATGTACAAAGGA GGCGTCATGCTCGGCTGCGTCTTCGGGCCAGCCGCCCTCTACATCTGGGCAGTGGGTCTCCTGGCGGCCGGGCAGAGCTCCACCATGACCGGCACCTACGCGGGACAGTTTGTGATGGAG GGTTTCCTGAGGCTGCGATGGTCGCGTTTTGGCCGCCTGCTGCTCACCCGCTCCTGCGCCATCCTGCCCACCGTGCTGGTGGCCGTGTTCAGGGACCTCCAGGACCTGTCCGGCCTCAACGACCTCCTCAACGTGCTGCAGAGCCTGCTG ctCCCCTTCGCAGTGCTCCCCATCCTGACCTTCACCAGCATGCCCGCCCTCATGCAGGAGTTTGCCAGCAGCCT GCTGAGCAAAGCTGTCACTTTTGCCACCGTGGTCCTCATCTGCGCCATCAACTGCTACTTTGTGGCCGTCTTTCTGCAGagcatcccccaccctgcctaccTGGGCCTCGTGGCAGCGCTAGCGGCCGCCTACCTGGGCCTCACCGCCTACCTG GTCTGGACCTGTTGCCTCGCCCACGGAATGTCCAAGCTGGCGCACAGCTCCCACCAGCACTTCCTGTACGGGCTTCCcgaggagaagcaggagaaggGGGCGACGGCTGGCTGA
- the CTDSP1 gene encoding carboxy-terminal domain RNA polymerase II polypeptide A small phosphatase 1 isoform X1, whose protein sequence is MDSSAVITQISKEEARGPLRGKGDQKSGAQKPRSRGILHSLFCCVCREDGETLPAHSGAPLLVEENGAVPKQTPVQYLLPEVKAQDSDKICVVIDLDETLVHSSFKPVSNADFIIPVEIDGVVHQVYVLKRPHVDEFLQRMGELFECVLFTASLAKYADPVADLLDKWGAFRARLFRESCVFHRGNYVKDLSRLGRDLRRVLILDNSPASYVFHPDNAVPVASWFDNMSDTELQDLLPFFEQLSRVEDVYSVLRQPRPGS, encoded by the exons ATGGACAGCTCGGCCGTCATTACTCAGATCAGCAAGGAGGAGGCGCGGGGCCCGCTTCGGGGCAAAG GTGACCAGAAGTCGGGGGCTCAGAAGCCCCGCAGCCGGGGCATCCTCCACTCCCTCTTCTGCTGTGTGTGCCGGGAGGATGGGGAGACTCTGCCGGCGCACAGCGGGGCCCCCCTGCTCGTGGAGGAGAACGGCGCTGTCCCCAAG cagacCCCCGTCCAGTACCTGCTCCCGGAGGTCAAAGCTCAGGACTCAGACAAGATCTGCGTGGTCATCGACCTGGACGAGACGCTGGTGCACAGCTCCTTCAAG CCTGTGAGCAACGCGGATTTCATCATCCCGGTGGAGATTGATGGGGTGGTCCACCAG GTGTACGTGCTCAAGCGGCCGCATGTGGACGAGTTCCTCCAGCGCATGGGCGAACTCTTCGAGTGTGTGCTGTTCACGGCCAGCCTGGCCAAG TATGCAGACCCCGTGGCTGACCTGCTGGACAAATGGGGTGCCTTCCGTGCGCGGCTGTTCCGGGAGTCCTGCGTCTTCCACCGGGGGAACTACGTGAAGGACCTGAGCCGGCTGGGCCGGGACCTGCGGCGGGTGCTGATCCTGGACAACTCGCCCGCCTCCTACGTCTTCCATCCGGACAACGCT GTTCCTGTGGCCTCCTGGTTCGACAACATGAGTGACACGGAGCTCCAGGACCTCCTGCCGTTCTTCGAGCAGCTGAGCCGGGTGGAGGACGTGTACTCCGTCCTCAGGCAGCCGCGGCCGGGCAGCTAG
- the CTDSP1 gene encoding carboxy-terminal domain RNA polymerase II polypeptide A small phosphatase 1 isoform X2 translates to MDSSAVITQISKEEARGPLRGKGDQKSGAQKPRSRGILHSLFCCVCREDGETLPAHSGAPLLVEENGAVPKTPVQYLLPEVKAQDSDKICVVIDLDETLVHSSFKPVSNADFIIPVEIDGVVHQVYVLKRPHVDEFLQRMGELFECVLFTASLAKYADPVADLLDKWGAFRARLFRESCVFHRGNYVKDLSRLGRDLRRVLILDNSPASYVFHPDNAVPVASWFDNMSDTELQDLLPFFEQLSRVEDVYSVLRQPRPGS, encoded by the exons ATGGACAGCTCGGCCGTCATTACTCAGATCAGCAAGGAGGAGGCGCGGGGCCCGCTTCGGGGCAAAG GTGACCAGAAGTCGGGGGCTCAGAAGCCCCGCAGCCGGGGCATCCTCCACTCCCTCTTCTGCTGTGTGTGCCGGGAGGATGGGGAGACTCTGCCGGCGCACAGCGGGGCCCCCCTGCTCGTGGAGGAGAACGGCGCTGTCCCCAAG acCCCCGTCCAGTACCTGCTCCCGGAGGTCAAAGCTCAGGACTCAGACAAGATCTGCGTGGTCATCGACCTGGACGAGACGCTGGTGCACAGCTCCTTCAAG CCTGTGAGCAACGCGGATTTCATCATCCCGGTGGAGATTGATGGGGTGGTCCACCAG GTGTACGTGCTCAAGCGGCCGCATGTGGACGAGTTCCTCCAGCGCATGGGCGAACTCTTCGAGTGTGTGCTGTTCACGGCCAGCCTGGCCAAG TATGCAGACCCCGTGGCTGACCTGCTGGACAAATGGGGTGCCTTCCGTGCGCGGCTGTTCCGGGAGTCCTGCGTCTTCCACCGGGGGAACTACGTGAAGGACCTGAGCCGGCTGGGCCGGGACCTGCGGCGGGTGCTGATCCTGGACAACTCGCCCGCCTCCTACGTCTTCCATCCGGACAACGCT GTTCCTGTGGCCTCCTGGTTCGACAACATGAGTGACACGGAGCTCCAGGACCTCCTGCCGTTCTTCGAGCAGCTGAGCCGGGTGGAGGACGTGTACTCCGTCCTCAGGCAGCCGCGGCCGGGCAGCTAG